The DNA sequence AACAACACCTGTGCCAGGATCAGCGCCACGCCCACCGTGGTCAGGGCAATCCCGGCAGCCTGGGCGGCTTCGGTCGGGCCCAGGTGCAGGCGGTCGAGGGCGAAGAAACCAACGATGATCTGCGATACCGTGACACTGAGCATGGCGCAGAATGCCACCAGCAGCGGCCGGCGCAGGCGCGGGTCGGTCAGCCGCACCGGGCTGGGGGCATGGCGCTGCGCCAGCGCCTGCGGTTTGAGGCGCAACAGCAGAAGCAGAAAGGCAATGGCCGGCAACAGCGACAGGAGGTGGAACGGCAGGCTCAGGCTATGCCGTGCCAGCAGCGCTGCCAGCGCTGGCCCGACCACCAGGCCGACGGCATTGGCAGCGCCCAGCGCGGCCATGGCGCGGGCCCGGCGTTGGGGTTCGACATGGTCGGCGATCAGCGCGTTGCAGCCCACCGGGATGGCGGCATAGAAGGCGCCGATGCAAGCGCGTGCCACGGTCAGGCCGATGAACGCCAGGGTCGCTCCAGGCAGCCAGCGCAGAGCGCCTTCGACGAACAGGCACAACAGCCAGTACCCCAGGGTGAATCCGGCACTGCCCAGCAGCAGCACACGTCGGCGGCCGAGGCAGTCCGCCGCGCGCCCCCAAGGGCGTGCCAGCAGCACCCAGACCACACCCGCCACGGTCACTGCGGCACCGGCTTGCCAGGTAGCCATGCCAAGCTGGCGGGCAAGCGGGCCGATCAGCGCGACAAAAGCCATCATCGACAAGGTGCAGGCCATGTTGGCCAGCAACAGCGGGCGTAAATCCAGCGTGCTGGCAGGCAGCAGAGTGGCAGGGTCCTTTGCGAGGTTCATCAGGCAGTCCAGGGCAGTACGGCAAACAGTAAGCCGAGTGGGCGGGCATTATCATCGATTGTCGAAGGCCCTGTCTGCTGGCGGTCACGGGTTGCGGCGCAGGGGGCCTGGCCACATGCTACGCAACACGCCGTCACGGCGCACCCACGCATGCATCAATGCTGCGGCCACGTGCACCAGCACGGCGGCAAACAGCAGGTAGCCGGCCCAGCCGTGGGCCTGGCGCAGCACGGCATACAGCTGCAGGTCGTGTGGGGCGATTGCCGGCAAACCCAGCGGGGGTGGGTAACCACCTGCAGACAGCATGGCCCAGCCCAACAGTGGCATGCCCAGCATCAGGCCATAGAGCAGCACATGCGAAGCCGCGGCGGCCCAGCGCTGTGGCGCCGGCAGATCGTGCGGCAACGGCGGGTGAGGCACGCCCAGGCGTACCGCGATGCGCAGCACGACCAGCAGCAGCAGGGCCAGGCCGGTGGCCTTGTGCAGGCTGAGCAGCACGGTATGGCGTGGCGACAGGTCCACGACCATGCTCACACCGATGAACAACATGGCCAGGATCAGTAGCGCCATCAACCAATGCAACAGGCGGGCGAGCGGGTGGAAGGCTTCGGGTCTCATGGCTGGGCTCCAGTGCTGAGCGATTCACGGCTGCGGCGGTTGAAGGATTCCGAATAGGCAGAGGAGCGAGCGGCGAGGATCGGGTCGTTGGACGCTTCTATACCTGTGGGCAGGATCAGCGGGTCGAAGTTGAGGTCACGGCA is a window from the Pseudomonas anuradhapurensis genome containing:
- a CDS encoding MFS transporter, encoding MNLAKDPATLLPASTLDLRPLLLANMACTLSMMAFVALIGPLARQLGMATWQAGAAVTVAGVVWVLLARPWGRAADCLGRRRVLLLGSAGFTLGYWLLCLFVEGALRWLPGATLAFIGLTVARACIGAFYAAIPVGCNALIADHVEPQRRARAMAALGAANAVGLVVGPALAALLARHSLSLPFHLLSLLPAIAFLLLLLRLKPQALAQRHAPSPVRLTDPRLRRPLLVAFCAMLSVTVSQIIVGFFALDRLHLGPTEAAQAAGIALTTVGVALILAQVLLRQLEWPPLKMIRVGATLSALGFACGALATTAPWLWACYFVAAAGMGFVFPAFSALAANAMHASEQGATAGSIGAAQGMGAVVGPLAGTLVYALDPRLPFLAVAALLLLVGLWPMPREQRA
- a CDS encoding cytochrome b; its protein translation is MRPEAFHPLARLLHWLMALLILAMLFIGVSMVVDLSPRHTVLLSLHKATGLALLLLVVLRIAVRLGVPHPPLPHDLPAPQRWAAAASHVLLYGLMLGMPLLGWAMLSAGGYPPPLGLPAIAPHDLQLYAVLRQAHGWAGYLLFAAVLVHVAAALMHAWVRRDGVLRSMWPGPLRRNP